In Neosynechococcus sphagnicola sy1, a single window of DNA contains:
- a CDS encoding transposase yields the protein ARAPKGKRARGKRPSKRGKRVSTISAISLKTVVTNVSIVGSTDGLTFEAFIARHLVPKLWKGACVIMDNYSIHNHDTIRKLIEDVGAKLIYLPPYSPDFSPIENCFSKIKNILRTIGARSYPDLANAIEDAFSQVSLENLKNWFTHCCYYASQE from the coding sequence GCTCGTGCCCCTAAAGGTAAAAGAGCACGGGGTAAGCGCCCCAGCAAGCGAGGTAAACGAGTCTCTACAATCAGTGCAATCAGCCTCAAAACCGTTGTCACTAACGTAAGTATCGTCGGTTCAACCGATGGTTTGACCTTTGAAGCCTTCATTGCTCGCCACCTGGTTCCGAAACTTTGGAAAGGAGCTTGTGTGATTATGGATAACTACTCGATACACAACCATGACACGATCAGAAAGCTGATTGAGGACGTGGGTGCTAAGTTGATTTATTTACCTCCCTATTCTCCAGACTTTTCACCGATAGAAAATTGCTTCTCAAAGATTAAAAATATTTTGCGGACGATTGGGGCACGCAGCTATCCCGATCTCGCTAATGCCATTGAAGACGCTTTTTCTCAAGTATCTTTGGAAAACCTCAAAAATTGGTTCACTCACTGTTGCTACTACGCCTCACAAGAGTGA
- a CDS encoding cupin domain-containing protein, with translation MAAQDIIVHNSLEAVAGSTADFRGVFLTRLENLGDLGVISEKVPAGRLGIPHYHRQGIDIFCVLQGTGELLLADLTSDGQGMTNERRIPVSAGSLYVVPAGIIHSLSASADSDLVFINVAPPEHITTDRLFLSQYLQS, from the coding sequence GTGGCAGCACAAGATATTATTGTCCATAATTCTTTGGAAGCAGTTGCTGGTTCTACGGCAGATTTTCGAGGCGTTTTTTTGACGAGGCTTGAGAACTTAGGGGATCTGGGCGTGATCTCCGAAAAAGTTCCGGCTGGTCGCCTAGGGATTCCTCATTACCATCGCCAAGGCATTGATATATTCTGTGTTCTTCAGGGAACTGGCGAGTTACTTCTGGCAGACCTGACCTCCGATGGACAGGGCATGACGAATGAACGCCGGATACCTGTTTCAGCTGGGAGTCTCTACGTGGTTCCTGCTGGCATTATCCACAGTCTATCTGCTAGTGCAGACAGCGATTTGGTGTTTATTAATGTTGCCCCGCCTGAACATATCACTACCGATCGACTGTTTCTGAGTCAGTATCTTCAGTCCTAA
- a CDS encoding MerR family transcriptional regulator — MNTLTIKELTDAVGSGITLRMVRHYHQLGLMPLFRAIARKLPALH; from the coding sequence ATGAATACGCTTACCATCAAAGAGCTAACGGATGCAGTTGGCAGCGGCATTACTCTCCGGATGGTGCGGCATTATCACCAGTTGGGATTGATGCCATTATTCAGAGCGATCGCCCGGAAACTACCGGCTCTACACTAA
- the moaC gene encoding cyclic pyranopterin monophosphate synthase MoaC, whose protein sequence is MAKKLAKLASNVPQLTHLDAQGKTQMVDVSEKLPTLRRAIAGGQVRMLPATFAAIQAGNAPKGNVLETAKVAGIMAAKQTAQLIPLCHPLPLHQVEVTISADPQLPGYQIQAEVKTKAETGVEMEALTAVAITALTLYDMAKALEKSIQIEDIRLLSKTGGKSGDYQA, encoded by the coding sequence ATGGCGAAAAAACTAGCCAAGCTTGCATCCAATGTTCCCCAGCTCACACACTTGGATGCCCAAGGTAAAACTCAGATGGTGGATGTTTCTGAAAAGTTACCAACATTACGACGGGCGATCGCCGGGGGACAGGTAAGAATGTTGCCTGCAACCTTTGCCGCCATTCAAGCAGGCAATGCTCCCAAGGGAAATGTCCTGGAGACAGCTAAGGTAGCAGGGATTATGGCGGCCAAGCAAACGGCTCAATTGATTCCCCTCTGTCATCCTTTACCCCTTCACCAGGTAGAGGTTACTATCTCCGCTGATCCTCAACTACCGGGCTATCAGATCCAGGCTGAAGTAAAAACCAAAGCAGAGACCGGTGTGGAAATGGAAGCTTTGACCGCTGTAGCCATTACGGCTCTTACACTCTATGACATGGCTAAAGCGCTGGAGAAATCTATCCAAATTGAAGATATTCGGCTGCTGAGTAAAACCGGTGGCAAATCTGGCGACTACCAGGCTTGA
- a CDS encoding transposase-like zinc-binding domain-containing protein, which yields MPVCPSGASSHRVKNGHIHNGKQRFKCHDCGRQFYFIHYYNASLLA from the coding sequence ATGCCTGTCTGTCCTAGTGGTGCCTCTTCCCACAGGGTCAAGAATGGTCACATCCACAATGGGAAACAACGGTTCAAATGCCATGATTGCGGACGACAGTTCTATTTCATTCATTACTACAACGCATCATTACTTGCGTAG
- a CDS encoding pentapeptide repeat-containing protein, whose protein sequence is MDAQNLLRRHAAGERDFHEADVSGLTLIEATLVGIDLSRSLLCESNLGGANLSGANLSGANLSGTKLIGANMSRVKLVGAFLRGTDLSWANLSGANLTGADLGEANLTRANLTEANLTRADLNEAKLTGVSLSGANLTGICLNRADLTRVILRGVILVRSDLNWANLGGVNLSGSDLTGISLQGANLANTDLSGVNLRGVNLMGIDLTQAKLVGANLSGADLSDANLSGVNLSRANLSVAFLSGANLNGVNLSEAILRGATLIQTNLTGVSMQGAILSGADLAGAILHGVDLSGANLRGCNLSGANLSGTNLSWTNLRGTDLSQVDMTGADLSGADMRGADLHDALLTGVSLRGANLSEVDLNAANLWGVDLSGANLRGANLHGADLRGANLSEADLNIANLWGAKLGGAILSEADLSEADLSEAVLKRVNLQGALMPDGSIYN, encoded by the coding sequence ATGGATGCTCAAAACTTATTGAGGCGGCATGCTGCGGGAGAGCGAGATTTTCACGAAGCAGATGTCAGTGGGCTGACGCTGATCGAGGCAACCCTGGTGGGGATTGATTTAAGTCGGTCCCTGTTGTGTGAGTCCAACCTGGGCGGAGCCAACCTCAGCGGGGCCAACCTCAGCGGGGCTAACCTCAGCGGCACGAAGCTGATCGGCGCTAACATGAGTCGGGTCAAATTAGTGGGGGCGTTTCTGCGGGGTACAGACTTGAGCTGGGCAAACCTTTCCGGCGCTAATTTAACCGGAGCCGACTTAGGGGAAGCCAACCTCACCCGCGCCAACCTCACAGAAGCCAATCTCACCCGTGCCGATCTCAATGAGGCCAAATTGACAGGGGTATCCCTCAGCGGTGCCAACCTCACTGGTATTTGCCTCAACCGTGCCGATCTCACCCGGGTAATCCTGCGGGGGGTAATCCTAGTAAGGTCTGATCTCAACTGGGCGAACCTCGGGGGAGTCAACCTGAGTGGCTCCGACCTCACAGGTATCAGCCTCCAGGGAGCCAATCTTGCCAACACCGATCTCAGTGGCGTAAATCTCCGTGGGGTGAACTTAATGGGGATTGATCTGACCCAAGCCAAACTGGTGGGTGCCAACCTCAGCGGTGCGGATCTATCCGATGCCAACCTCAGTGGTGTCAATCTCAGCCGTGCCAACCTGAGCGTGGCTTTCTTGAGTGGAGCTAACTTAAATGGGGTGAATCTCAGCGAAGCAATTCTGCGGGGTGCTACCCTCATCCAGACCAACTTAACGGGAGTCAGCATGCAAGGGGCGATTCTCAGTGGTGCAGATTTAGCGGGGGCAATTCTGCATGGAGTCGATCTCAGTGGTGCCAATCTTCGGGGCTGCAACCTCAGCGGTGCCAATCTCAGTGGTACCAACCTCAGTTGGACGAATCTGCGGGGCACGGATCTGAGTCAGGTAGATATGACCGGGGCGGATCTGAGTGGGGCGGATATGCGGGGTGCAGATCTACACGATGCCTTACTCACCGGGGTGAGTCTGCGGGGTGCCAATCTAAGTGAGGTGGATCTGAATGCTGCCAATCTCTGGGGCGTTGATTTGAGTGGGGCGAATCTCCGAGGCGCTAACCTCCATGGGGCGGATCTTCGAGGTGCCAATCTCAGTGAGGCAGATTTGAATATTGCCAATCTCTGGGGGGCAAAATTGGGAGGCGCAATTCTGAGTGAAGCGGATTTGAGTGAGGCGGATTTGAGTGAAGCAGTTCTCAAACGGGTCAATTTGCAGGGAGCATTAATGCCGGATGGGTCTATTTATAACTAG